The nucleotide window ACCTCGCCGAGTTCGACCGCTCCTGCCACGACACCTCCACCGCCGGCCGCTCCATGAATGTCGGCCCGAAGGTGAAGTCCTTCTGGACCCAGTGCAGCCGCGAGCTCGCCATCACCGGCAATCTCCACAAGCTCTGCGAAATGGTCCAGATCGCCCTGCTCACCCGCGTGCCATAGCCGCGTCTTCATGCTCCACGTAGCTGGAGTCGTATGACTCCAGGCGGGGCAGCCACCCGCAGTTGTCCGCACATCCGCTCATCTGTGGACACACAGCCCGTCCGCCTCGGGGAATCCGTCCAAATGAATCCGGACGTCCGATTCACTCCCGGCATAAACAAAAGGAGCGGCGGTCCGAAGACCGCCGCTCCCGGTAAAGGATAAGGATATCCGATTGACTCGTAATCTCCGGATCAGAGCTGCGCTTTCAGCTTCTGGAAGGTCGCCTCCAGCGCCGAGAGTTCCTTGCGGCGTTTCGCGATCTCCCGATCCAGCGAACCGAGTTTATCAAGCAGCTTCGCACGCGAGGCCGAGCCCGCCTCCGCGCCGCCCGCCTTGCGGCCCTTGGCCGGAGCCGGCGATCCGCTGCCCTTGATCCACGAGGAGATCGTCAGCGCGCTGATGCCGAATTTCTTCACCGCCGCAGCCACTCCGCCGCGACCTTTCGCCTGGTTCGCCTCCTGGACGAAATCCACGACTTTCTGTTTTTCCTCAGGAGTATAGCGTTTGCCCTTGGCTGATTTTTTTGCGCTCATGAAGGACGAACCATACTTTCGTTTGTTAGGAAATCAAACAACGATTTACCAATAACGCGTAAATATACCCATAAAAACCCACTATTGATAGTCGGCAGCCATCCGGAAATACAACCGGAGCCTCTTCCCGCCAGATGATGGAACCCGCCCCTTCCCCTGCCATGCGAGCTATCGAATCGGGAACTCATTCCCAAAAGCACGCCCGCATGGAGAATGGGAACATCGCCATGAGGCTACAGATGACGACACCAAACCGGGATCCTTCCATCAACCATGCCATGAAGGCTCCGGTCATGCCCTCCATCCATCCGCGCCTCCGCGCCCATGTCATCCCCTTGATAAAAGATCGCATTACGATCATTGGTATGGACTGGCGGCCGTCCGCACACGTTCCCCTTGTCCGCCATGCCAATCTCCTCCCTGCCCCGGTCATGAAGGCGTTTCTCTCCAGCATCCCCATCCTCATTCTTCTGATGGTGACACCCGCCTCCGCCGAGGAGAAAGCCCGGCCCGCCCCAGGACCGATGCCGGAAGAAGCCATCCGCGGCATTGCCATGATCCGCAAGATCGAGGGCCCTGTCGAGATGCCGGAGGAAACCCTGGAAGAACGCGCCCTCCGCATCAACCGACTCATCCGGAAGCTCGGCTATTCCGAAAAACAGCTCAAGGTCACCGTCGATCCATCCATGGCGAAATCGAAAATAGGTTTCATCCGCATCAAGGATGCCCGTTTGATCCATGTATTCCAATACACCTTCGATGCACGGCGCATCACCATGAAGATCACCACGGGCCGCATCAAGATCATCACGATGGATGGTGGCCCGGAAGAGTAATGCTGTGGAACATCCGCCTGCGCCGTCCCTCCGGGGCTTGGAGGCGGTGATCGGCCGCATGGTCATTGATGAGGTATTTCCATCCGGGTCCCGCAGGGACGACGGAAGATAGCCGGTGGCGGTTCGGTTGAAAAGGTGATCCGGCCCGTGGAAACCGCGTTCTTGATTCCACCTCTCAGACATGTGAAATCGTCGCTCATGAAATGGCTTCCAGCTCTCTTCGCATGCCTCGGGCTGCTCTCCTCCTGCGACCAGGAAGAGGTCAAACCATTGCATACCAAGCCACGGGCGGAACGGAAAATGGAGGCGGAGCAGCGGGTCGGGGAAGCCGGAAAGGTGACCCCCGACAATGCCTACGAGGGTGTGAAAAAAGCGGCGGCAAAGGATTGGCTTCTATCCCGCTATGAGAACCACAAGATGTTCATGGAACTTCATACTCTCAAAGAGAAGATCAGGATGATTCAGAATCCGCCGGACGAATTGAAGTCGGGACTGAATGCGTCCGAGAACAAGCTCCATAAGATGATCGTCAATCTCCAACAGGGGCGGCAGAATCTAAACGACATGGCGAAGATTCAGGGGTCTTCCAAGGATTTGGAAACGGCTCTTCGGCTCGATGAGGAACTTACAGAATATGAGGACAATATCCTGATTCTAGACGAAATCTCTGATCGGCTCCATGAGGGAACCCACACGCTGGTGGATGTCGATCGAATGGAGCAAGTGAAGAAGTTCATCGAGTCGCATAGAACCCCTGTGGAGGTAGCCAGGTATCTGGCCACAGAGTAATCCGCCGCATTTCGGAGGCGATTTCAACCGCCCGGTTCGTCCATCCTTGCCGCGGTGGGGTGCCCACGTTGAGAACGTCGAATCGAGCCGCGCCGTCCACCGCATCGGCTCCAAACGGAAGCGCGGAGAATGGCCCTTTGTGGGGCCGGAAACGCCGCTCCACTACCCGCCCTTTGCGCGAAACGGCTTCCCAGATCGTGATGTCCTCCGGCGCGCCAGGTCGTAGCGGTGAACGATCGAGGCACGCAGCCGCATCCTCGGCGACATCGGCCCGGAGCATATAGGCCATGCCGTAGGCCCGGGCCTGCCGTCCGGCCACGTCAGCCCCACGGCGCGTGCGTGGCGGTGCCGGGTGAACACGCGGCGATCCATCACCACGGTATCGTCATCCAGCTTCAACACATGAGTGGCCCCGTACCGTAGCGCCGTCTCCGCCAGCGTGCGGCAGATCCCGGCGGCGCAGTCGGTACCATTGAGATTGCCACGGCGCGGGAAGGTGGTGGTGACGAGGTCGATGCCCTCATGCATCAACCAGCCGCGCACATGGCCGGGGAGCGGGCTGGCGGCGTCCTCGCACACCACCGGCACCAATCCCGCACGGAGCGCGCCACGTACGGTCCATGGCAGCACGAGCGCGCCTCCGGCGTAGGTGAAGATGCAGGCGGGCAGGATCATCCCCAGAATATCGGTCCTTGGTGCAGAGGGAATACATTGCGGTCCGTGTCCACGTAGGCCAGTGGCACGTAGTTCGTGGCGCCGGCCGATGCTGGAATCGCGGTTCCCCACAGCGGGCCGCGATGGCTTGCCACCTCTCCTGAGCCTGCGCTTGTCTCGGTGATTTCCACGAAGACGTAGCCATCGAGCGGGAGCGTGGGCCGGATCTCCACCACCATTTCGTAGGCCGCGCCACCATTGTAGGTATCCGCGCCATAGGTGGTGGATTGGTAAAGCCCGGAAGCCTCGTGGGTGGCCGTGGCATCGGCAGCCCGCACGGCCACGCCATCAGTGCCATCCCCGATCACGGCCGAACCGTCCGCATGGACCGTGATGGACCATGCGGCGTCCATGTCCCCGGTGTAGTGGTCACGATCCGCAGGAGTGAAGGATTGCACGGGCGCGGTGCCTGCCATCACGTAGAGATCCGCTGGCCGGAAATCCGGAATCACATTGGCCTCGGGTTGTGCATCAAGCGTGAACCCGACGCTGCCGTTGTAGGTATCCGCGCCGTAGGTGGTGGACGGCATGGAGAAGCTGCCCACGGGCACGGTGGTGGTGGAAATGGTGCCGGCCGGAGCGGAGGCGATCACATCCGTATCGTCCGCAAGGTCCACGGAACCATCCACATGGAAGGTCATCGTGGCTCCTGGGAAAAGCTGGCCAACGAGGTCCGCGGCCGTGAATGCCCGGAAACAACCCGCTGGCACGTTGGTGCCGGGGGCGTTCGTGATCTTCACATTGCGGCCGCTGCCACCAACGAAGGAAACGCGCTCGGTGGGGCTGGCCTGCGTGGAGAGGTCCGCCACCAGGTAGCGGCCTCCGGTGCGTTGCCCGATGATCCACCCTCCCGTCACGGTCAGGTCGCCATCGCGGGTCATGATGACTTCAAACTGGTTCATAAGATACGGATGACGTCCTGGCTGTCCGGTTTGGTATAGCTCCCGACCACGGCGTTGATGTTTACCGGCACATTGGACCCGCAGGTCAGGCGGGTCCTGTTCGTGAGCATGTCCAGGTCCACCTGCCTGACCATGGCACCCGCCGTCTTCCAGCCGGATTCGGCGCCGTGCACATTGATCTTCGTGCCGAGCCACTGCCGCGGTGGGATGGATCGGGAAATCTCCACCGTTCCCTCGTAGGGGATGAAGTCCGCGGCGGCCAGCATGTTGGAGGCCAGCAGCGGCGGAGGTGTCAGATACTGGTAGGCCGCCTTTTCGTAGACCGTCGTCAGCGATGGATAGCCGAGATTCGGCGGCGGCCCGCTGATGGCTCCATCGATCGTGTAATCCACGGTGATGTAGTAGTTGGTGGTCTGTCCGGTTCCCGGAGTCGGAGAAATGTAGCCGGTCAGCGTGGTCACCCTTCCCGTGTAGCGGAGAGCCTTCAGAACGGCGGGTGTGGTGTTCGGTGCCCACGCCGTGCCGCCGATCTGCACCCGATACGTGCCCGTGACGCGGATGCCGGAGGACCGGACATTGTAGTCCGTGAGCATGAAATCCGGAAGGCTCGCGCTGTTCGTGATCCGGTGCCAGGTGTTCGTCACCACCGCACCCGTGGCGGAGTCCTTGATCGTGGCGGGAGCGAAAGTGGCGGAGTCCGTGCTGGCCCCGGAACTGTTGCTGGTATAAAGGAAATCCGAGCTGGGGGCGGGATTGGCCACCAGGTCCGAACCCGCGGCGACGATGGCCTGGGCGATGACCGCATCCAGCACCTTTGCCTCATTCCATCCGCCGACGATCGCACTGGTTTGAATGGCAACGCTCGGAAGGTTGTCCGGCACCTCGAAGGGCAGCAGTTCCGGTCCGGAGTCCGCCACGATGCGCGCACCGGTTCCCGCGACATCTTCTCCAAATACGATTTTCCCCGTAGTGGCATTGCGCGTCGCGGTGGTCACCCGGACGCCGCTGAGGCGCAGGACGCGGCGGGGCGTCAGATCCACGGACAGGGCCTGATCATCACCGAGGGAAAGATCCACCGTCCGCGTCCGCCGGTGGTGACGAGCATCCCGAGGCCGGCCTTTTCCGCACCGGCGATGAGTTCCTTCATGAGACGGACGCTGGAGGGATGCACATCGACATTGGCCTCTTCCTTTGGGATGCCGGGGAGCATGAAGTCGACGTAGACGGTGGCTCCGACGACCTCGCCGCGGATCCGCTGGCGGCGCTTGCCATGATCGGTGCCCTCGAAGGTGAATCACTCCGGGGTGTCCTCGATGGTGAGATCCTCAAGATCCATTCCGCCGACGAGTTCCTTGGCACGCGGGATGTGTGCGAGGGCGGCCTTGCGTCTGGCGTCCTCTTCACGGGCGGTGCGTTCCTCGCGGGCGCGCTTGCTTTCACGATCGCCGTGGTGGGTGGTGGAGGCGGGCGGGCGGTAGGGATCGACCTCCTGGCGATCGCGGGAGGAGTGGGAGGACGAGCCGCCGCTTCCGCCTCCACCACCCTGGTCGACCCAGCGGCCGCCATCGCGATTGCCCTTCGGGGCGCGCTTTTGATCGGGGCGGTAGGCGGCGGCGATGGTGCTGGCGCGGGCGTGAACGTCCGCCTGCGGCTGGAGGAAGAGGGTGGCACCGGCGGCGGGCTTGGCGACGCCGAGGGCATCGTAAACATGATCGGCCTCCATGGGGAGGCGGATGCGGTTGATGAGGATGTCCATGCGCTCGGCCTCGGCCTTGAGGTCGGTGGGCTCGGCCCAGTCCGGGAAGAACTCGGGGAGATCGGCATCCGTGCTACCAGAGTTCCAGTAGTTCCAGGCGGGGATGAGCTGGCGGGTGATGATGCCGCCGACGAAGTCCGCGATGCCACGGACGACGCCGCCCTTCGTCTCCGCGTGGACCTCGCCAAGGGCGCGGCTGCCGCCGTCCTTTGAGACGCCGGAGGTGAGGGTCTGGCCGAGCATGTACTGCTGGCATTGTTCATCGGCGAGGCGGAGGAGCTCGGCCTGGGGGAGGCCCTGGGCGGAGACGGAGTTTTGCGGGAATTCCAAGGTGGTGCCTTGTCGGGCGATCCCCCACCCCGCGTTGCCGAGATTGGCCATCATCTCGGCGAGGCCTTCCTTCGCGCTGTCGTCGGAATAGGTGGCCCAGCGGAAAGGGACGCCGAAGAGCTGGGCGAACTTCATGAACCACTCGAGGCCGTAAACGGCGGCGAGCCACCAGCCGGTGAGGACGCGGAGGGGTGCGGAGACCAATGGGTGGCC belongs to Luteolibacter ambystomatis and includes:
- a CDS encoding phage portal protein family protein; its protein translation is MRGMSGCHPVGSALPARRDSHVAAAATASPSSKTSVSSVARPIIIEAARDRLYEIFERQMMPQDVKGILQSTLHGDLALWQRLYQAMFDSWPMLQKSLAELQREVRGAPWKCRPWCLDGRQPDEAAAATSARAHAMLWGARPRPAYAEGALEDLMDDLVAGYFTGISVTEPRWENLRGEWRPAAYRSVPARYYGYRGWGGEEDRLMLNPSGGVTADHIDFPEHRFLIAIHGGHPGHPLVSAPLRVLTGWWLAAVYGLEWFMKFAQLFGVPFRWATYSDDSAKEGLAEMMANLGNAGWGIARQGTTLEFPQNSVSAQGLPQAELLRLADEQCQQYMLGQTLTSGVSKDGGSRALGEVHAETKGGVVRGIADFVGGIITRQLIPAWNYWNSGSTDADLPEFFPDWAEPTDLKAEAERMDILINRIRLPMEADHVYDALGVAKPAAGATLFLQPQADVHARASTIAAAYRPDQKRAPKGNRDGGRWVDQGGGGGSGGSSSHSSRDRQEVDPYRPPASTTHHGDRESKRAREERTAREEDARRKAALAHIPRAKELVGGMDLEDLTIEDTPE